From Desulforegula conservatrix Mb1Pa, the proteins below share one genomic window:
- a CDS encoding M23 family metallopeptidase, protein MTGIGLFAASSFFLPLIFCLSPTFCMAETQTDCLKDRMCIRSEQGNGEVSFYLRNFKSYDQTLTFDFPMMENLSAESGFPVTIVCPALRETYIAKLSYQKGSSFRYSYKYWILRGSYKAKHDNSHIYNLPYGPGESFEIVQGFNGSFSHRKENYYAVDFGLPEGTIVCAARGGTIVDIYDESDLSGPSKDYADYGNYIIIEHSDKTLGEYWHLKKKGSLVKVGDTVKAGSPIAISGNTGFSSGPHLHFAVTSPVDGKNLESQKIRFKTSEGIIAFPVKGEKYTAE, encoded by the coding sequence ATGACTGGAATCGGACTTTTTGCGGCTTCGTCATTTTTTTTGCCCTTGATTTTCTGCTTGTCACCAACATTCTGCATGGCTGAAACCCAGACAGATTGCCTTAAGGACAGGATGTGCATAAGATCAGAGCAGGGGAATGGCGAGGTCTCTTTTTATCTAAGAAATTTTAAAAGCTATGATCAAACTTTAACCTTTGATTTTCCAATGATGGAGAATCTCTCAGCCGAATCCGGGTTTCCTGTCACAATTGTCTGTCCAGCCCTTAGAGAAACCTACATTGCAAAACTTTCATATCAAAAAGGTAGTTCTTTCAGATACAGCTACAAATACTGGATTTTAAGGGGCAGCTATAAAGCAAAACATGATAATTCTCATATTTACAATCTGCCATACGGCCCAGGTGAGTCATTCGAGATTGTTCAGGGATTTAACGGCTCATTTTCACACAGAAAAGAGAATTATTATGCCGTGGATTTCGGCCTTCCTGAAGGGACAATAGTTTGTGCCGCAAGGGGAGGAACGATCGTGGATATTTATGATGAATCCGATTTGTCAGGCCCTTCAAAAGATTATGCTGATTACGGCAATTATATTATAATTGAACATTCAGACAAAACCCTCGGCGAATACTGGCATCTTAAAAAAAAAGGGTCCCTCGTTAAGGTTGGTGACACGGTAAAAGCAGGCTCTCCAATAGCAATTTCAGGCAATACAGGTTTTTCAAGCGGCCCCCACCTTCATTTTGCTGTTACCTCACCAGTTGATGGAAAAAATCTGGAATCCCAAAAAATCAGATTCAAAACAAGTGAAGGTATCATAGCTTTTCCTGTGAAGGGGGAAAAGTATACCGCAGAGTAA
- a CDS encoding Bax inhibitor-1/YccA family protein — protein sequence METVRTSQQVRALSGTFIQSVYMWMAIGLGLTGLISYYTATNEAAIRFLFGTPMLLMGLCIAELAMVVFLSVRIQKMSATTATAVFLAYAALNGITISGIFLMYTMSSIASTFFAAAGAFLAMTIYGMTTKKDLTSWGSFLFMGLIGMVIASIVNMFLQSGPMGMIISYVGVLVFTGLTAYDTQKIKEMAMTQPDDIGASAIRKASILGALTLYLDFINLFLLLLRIMGDRD from the coding sequence ATGGAAACTGTAAGAACCAGTCAACAAGTTAGGGCTTTATCAGGAACTTTCATACAGAGCGTATATATGTGGATGGCAATAGGCCTTGGCCTGACAGGTCTTATCTCATACTACACAGCAACAAACGAGGCGGCCATCAGATTTCTTTTCGGAACGCCTATGCTGCTCATGGGACTTTGCATTGCGGAACTGGCTATGGTTGTTTTCCTGAGCGTTAGAATACAAAAAATGAGCGCAACGACAGCCACGGCAGTTTTTCTGGCGTATGCAGCGCTTAATGGCATAACAATTTCAGGTATATTCCTGATGTATACCATGTCGTCCATTGCGTCCACTTTCTTTGCCGCTGCCGGAGCATTCCTGGCAATGACTATCTATGGAATGACAACAAAAAAAGATCTTACTTCCTGGGGCAGTTTCCTTTTTATGGGCCTGATCGGGATGGTAATAGCGTCAATCGTAAATATGTTCTTACAAAGCGGACCAATGGGAATGATAATTTCATACGTTGGAGTTCTTGTTTTCACAGGACTTACAGCCTATGACACCCAGAAAATCAAAGAAATGGCAATGACCCAGCCTGACGATATAGGCGCGTCTGCAATCAGAAAGGCGTCCATACTTGGTGCGCTTACGCTTTACCTTGATTTTATAAACCTTTTCCTTTTGCTCCTCAGAATCATGGGAGACAGGGATTAA